One genomic window of Piscinibacter gummiphilus includes the following:
- a CDS encoding TraV family lipoprotein, protein MSAIFTSPVRSGLSVFVISSSLALAGCTSFSGLDGSSSYGCKAPEGVKCDSVSGTYYNSMANNLPSQRRSSTPSSQTAPVDTAPSYRPVSMSTATSPSSPGASVAAAPLRSQPRILRLWIKPWEDADRDLNGESLVFVQVDNGQWLVDRAQRLAREPYAPVKAPKRQLPAAAAGASSPNAASGDAASVAQALRARQAANQN, encoded by the coding sequence ATGAGCGCCATCTTCACATCTCCAGTTCGCTCTGGACTCTCGGTCTTCGTCATCTCCTCTTCTCTCGCACTTGCCGGCTGCACCAGCTTTTCAGGCCTTGACGGAAGTTCCAGCTATGGGTGCAAGGCCCCTGAAGGCGTGAAGTGTGATTCGGTGTCTGGCACGTACTACAACTCGATGGCCAACAACTTGCCATCGCAACGCCGCAGCTCCACGCCCTCCTCTCAGACTGCTCCGGTCGACACCGCGCCTTCGTATCGCCCCGTCTCAATGTCGACCGCTACGTCACCCTCCTCGCCTGGTGCGTCAGTGGCTGCTGCCCCGCTTCGCTCTCAGCCGCGGATCCTTCGCCTGTGGATCAAGCCCTGGGAAGACGCCGACCGGGACCTCAACGGCGAGAGTTTGGTGTTTGTCCAAGTCGACAACGGTCAGTGGCTCGTCGACCGCGCTCAGCGTCTCGCACGCGAGCCCTATGCGCCGGTCAAGGCGCCGAAGCGCCAACTCCCTGCAGCTGCTGCCGGGGCCTCTTCTCCGAACGCTGCTTCCGGTGATGCCGCGAGCGTTGCTCAGGCACTTCGCGCACGTCAAGCCGCGAATCAGAACTGA
- a CDS encoding conjugal transfer protein TraH produces the protein MNFMRFVRKVVSTIAAFALVLSTTTPIRAADLNTEMNNMFNSLGGMGNYTAPGAFKSQALNTYTGGNVYMRVPQRSYQLASIAWPSAKGSCGGIDVYGGSFSHIAASEFRDALRRIRSALPGIAFQLAIDAVSPLFGSTLKTMTNLMTMVNNARINSCETASALVQSALDSSGFNNESKCTRAAVENGDAADTEEAKRMCTGGNLSSLLDSFRNNPNPAVSELVPFTGNLTWELLKRVPSLDDQSRELVMNMVGTVVYHPASANMQPTNFAPTIKTLKDLLYGVNPAGTNINVQYLVCNNYDTCLEPTLRDDISIEPMTTKVERALTNIANHLATRTALPNPSPEIALVNNTTLPIYRILSVGATIPNTGLPQTLIDKYRDVIAAEYTAGFMLQFSTVALTALKNSYRLGADQLQDLTTLQTDLRRMRDEVTAESTNAYKKLGAVADVVSDMERLERSIRSNMSPNVLDMLAYSNRRTN, from the coding sequence ATGAACTTCATGCGCTTCGTCCGCAAGGTCGTTTCCACGATCGCTGCCTTTGCCCTCGTTCTGAGCACCACCACTCCGATTCGCGCAGCTGACCTCAACACCGAGATGAACAACATGTTCAACAGTCTCGGTGGGATGGGCAACTACACAGCGCCTGGCGCCTTCAAGAGCCAGGCGTTGAACACGTACACCGGCGGCAACGTGTACATGCGGGTGCCCCAGCGCTCGTACCAGCTTGCGTCGATCGCATGGCCATCTGCGAAGGGGTCGTGCGGTGGCATCGACGTTTACGGCGGATCGTTCTCCCATATCGCCGCATCCGAGTTCCGTGACGCGCTACGCCGCATTCGCTCTGCGTTGCCTGGCATTGCATTTCAGCTCGCCATCGACGCGGTCAGCCCTCTCTTCGGAAGCACGCTGAAGACGATGACCAATCTGATGACGATGGTGAACAACGCTCGCATCAATTCGTGCGAGACCGCGTCCGCCCTCGTTCAATCGGCTCTGGACAGCAGCGGCTTCAACAACGAAAGCAAGTGCACTCGCGCAGCAGTCGAGAACGGTGACGCTGCTGACACGGAGGAAGCCAAGCGCATGTGCACAGGAGGCAACCTCTCGTCGTTGCTCGATTCGTTCCGCAACAACCCAAATCCGGCTGTCTCAGAACTCGTGCCATTCACCGGCAATTTGACCTGGGAACTCCTCAAACGTGTTCCCTCCCTCGACGACCAGAGCCGTGAGCTCGTCATGAACATGGTTGGTACGGTCGTCTATCACCCTGCCAGCGCCAACATGCAGCCGACCAACTTCGCTCCGACCATCAAGACACTCAAGGATCTTCTCTACGGCGTGAACCCGGCTGGGACGAACATCAACGTCCAGTACCTCGTGTGCAACAACTACGACACCTGCCTCGAGCCGACACTGCGGGATGACATTTCGATCGAGCCGATGACCACCAAGGTCGAACGCGCCCTCACAAACATCGCGAACCACCTTGCAACGAGAACCGCTCTGCCCAATCCCTCGCCCGAGATTGCGTTGGTCAACAACACCACGTTGCCGATCTACCGGATCCTCTCTGTGGGGGCCACCATTCCCAACACGGGCTTGCCTCAAACGCTGATCGACAAGTATCGCGACGTTATCGCCGCCGAGTACACCGCAGGTTTCATGCTCCAGTTCAGCACGGTCGCCCTGACGGCATTGAAGAATTCCTATCGTCTCGGTGCTGACCAACTCCAAGACCTGACGACCCTTCAAACCGACCTCCGCCGGATGCGCGACGAGGTCACCGCCGAGTCCACGAACGCGTACAAGAAGCTTGGCGCCGTCGCCGATGTCGTCTCGGACATGGAGCGCCTTGAGCGAAGCATCCGCTCCAACATGTCCCCCAACGTCCTCGACATGCTCGCGTACTCGAACCGCCGGACCAACTGA
- a CDS encoding conjugal transfer protein TraN translates to MTSFKGHSLAILLSIAASASFAQSSSSEAAAQGRAAGNAANQAVRPNLSDTEVRTITPGYTNNPPETASRGSVRSDAQARLAACQTTNQNDPSCQGVVSATTSANTPRQGVSPSDPDVVNTRNIAASPATILGDLSEFYPGCTRTDTPSPATNELRTCTRFEGIGAYACSNTLSVRIERTPNCEIRSWYASATSGSTGLQVQCRPEANDTNQHFRILSGSTEVSQFDVNMTLPPTSPPSVIATAGNEIDPWIGYVPVNVYMTGSSCTGDNCSLSLALAPTTRTIGSGESFTTETPFINIYSACPAGSTDGTGFRTFENLPLDVGTCYARSGPSGYYVYALGSEFLEYFYVDVVATRSIVGWQFNPAFGSIPTITLNYTKANSTVTQHDAWADQCPTLTAGGRCNIETAPVCVDGPSTKMVDGIAVTRQCWEYASSMSCSGSNIANQCETLASSGCTQVGTTCTQVSAATGLCQVHRDQYSCPVPAGTNTTLTNCPRNVSCIGDACFDTTKTPDSDFARAISQLEAARQAGSHLDPNTLTVFSGEPNTCRNNLAFNCCSSDPRGSGIMDSVYIQGSAYVYTLLTGDGLGMFMSYGLTSLLLQRTAGCSDDEVRTSLKEGARLCHTIGDWCSSCVRVLGHCVSCITTTTMKCCFNSILARVINEQGRVQIGKSWGSAQGPDCSGFTVAQLQRLNFATMDLSEFYASIVANPPDLAAAQQRNLSRIAQCYYGQGKCE, encoded by the coding sequence ATGACATCCTTCAAAGGACATTCTCTGGCGATCCTTCTCTCGATCGCTGCTTCGGCATCTTTCGCCCAATCAAGTAGCTCGGAGGCCGCGGCTCAAGGTCGCGCTGCGGGAAACGCCGCAAACCAAGCTGTTCGTCCAAATCTGAGCGATACCGAGGTCCGGACCATCACCCCGGGATACACCAACAACCCGCCTGAAACGGCTTCGCGTGGGTCGGTCCGATCAGATGCTCAAGCCAGACTAGCGGCCTGCCAGACCACTAACCAAAACGACCCCAGCTGCCAAGGAGTCGTCTCGGCTACGACCTCGGCAAACACTCCTCGCCAGGGCGTTTCTCCGAGCGATCCCGACGTGGTCAACACGCGGAACATCGCAGCCTCACCTGCCACCATCCTTGGCGATCTGTCTGAGTTCTATCCCGGCTGCACGCGGACGGACACCCCCTCGCCCGCAACCAACGAGTTGCGCACGTGCACACGCTTTGAAGGCATAGGCGCATATGCCTGTTCGAACACGCTTTCGGTGCGCATAGAGCGCACGCCGAATTGCGAGATCCGTAGTTGGTACGCGTCTGCCACCAGCGGCTCCACTGGCCTCCAAGTTCAATGCAGGCCTGAAGCCAACGACACAAATCAGCATTTCCGAATCCTCAGCGGCTCAACGGAGGTCAGCCAGTTCGACGTGAACATGACCCTCCCGCCCACGAGCCCTCCCAGCGTGATTGCCACCGCGGGCAACGAGATTGACCCCTGGATCGGCTACGTGCCTGTCAACGTCTACATGACTGGGAGCAGCTGCACCGGCGACAACTGCTCCCTTAGCCTCGCTCTGGCACCTACAACACGCACCATCGGCTCTGGGGAATCGTTCACCACAGAGACTCCCTTCATCAACATCTATTCCGCTTGTCCGGCAGGTTCTACAGATGGGACTGGGTTTCGAACATTCGAGAATCTTCCTCTCGATGTCGGGACCTGTTATGCCCGTTCCGGCCCTTCGGGGTACTACGTCTACGCGCTAGGGTCCGAGTTCCTCGAATACTTCTACGTTGACGTTGTTGCCACCCGCTCGATCGTTGGTTGGCAATTCAACCCAGCCTTCGGCTCTATCCCCACCATTACCCTGAACTACACGAAGGCGAACAGCACCGTCACACAGCATGACGCGTGGGCAGACCAATGCCCCACCCTCACCGCCGGCGGCCGCTGCAACATCGAGACCGCACCTGTCTGCGTTGACGGACCATCTACCAAGATGGTTGACGGCATTGCTGTCACTCGTCAGTGCTGGGAATACGCGAGCAGCATGTCCTGCTCTGGTTCGAACATCGCAAACCAGTGCGAAACCCTCGCCTCATCGGGTTGCACTCAAGTCGGCACTACATGCACCCAGGTCAGCGCAGCCACAGGATTGTGCCAGGTGCATCGCGACCAGTATTCGTGCCCAGTCCCGGCCGGTACCAACACGACCCTCACCAACTGCCCTCGCAATGTTTCCTGCATTGGTGACGCATGCTTCGACACAACCAAAACTCCTGACTCCGACTTCGCGCGAGCAATTTCTCAACTCGAAGCTGCCAGGCAGGCAGGCTCTCACCTAGACCCGAACACGCTCACCGTCTTCTCTGGTGAACCCAATACGTGTCGCAACAATCTCGCCTTCAATTGCTGTTCGAGTGATCCTCGCGGGTCCGGAATCATGGATTCGGTCTACATCCAAGGGTCTGCTTACGTGTACACCCTGTTGACCGGCGACGGCCTCGGCATGTTCATGTCTTACGGCCTGACGTCCCTGCTCCTTCAGCGCACTGCCGGGTGCTCCGACGATGAGGTTCGGACCTCTCTCAAGGAGGGCGCCCGTCTCTGCCACACCATCGGTGACTGGTGCTCTTCATGCGTCCGCGTGCTCGGTCATTGCGTGAGTTGCATCACCACCACCACCATGAAGTGCTGCTTCAACTCGATCCTCGCACGTGTCATCAACGAGCAAGGCCGCGTGCAGATCGGCAAGAGCTGGGGTTCTGCCCAAGGGCCAGACTGCAGCGGCTTCACCGTCGCCCAGCTTCAGCGACTCAACTTCGCAACGATGGACCTCAGCGAGTTCTATGCATCCATCGTCGCAAATCCGCCAGACCTCGCGGCCGCTCAGCAGAGAAACCTTTCCCGCATCGCACAGTGCTACTACGGACAGGGGAAGTGCGAATGA
- the traW gene encoding type-F conjugative transfer system protein TraW, translated as MRPSSTIVVCSLLLAFTLTSTAKDLGSLGPTYPIAEKNLLDEIMSNLRRMEASGELKKRQEAATAKAKDYVFNPKPLAGLSKATQSRTFYYDPTLVLDRNITDHNGTILFPAGTRKNPLEVVTMSKHLLFFDARDAKQVAKAQELTALYQGKVKPILVGGSYMDLMKTWGRPVYFDQQGSLVKKLGITRVPALVSQEGRRLRIDELVLQ; from the coding sequence ATGCGACCGTCATCCACCATCGTCGTGTGCAGTCTCCTGCTCGCTTTCACCCTCACTTCCACCGCCAAGGATTTGGGCTCGCTCGGCCCCACTTATCCCATCGCAGAGAAGAACCTGCTCGACGAGATCATGAGCAACCTCCGACGTATGGAGGCTTCCGGCGAGTTGAAGAAGCGTCAAGAGGCAGCGACAGCCAAGGCGAAGGACTACGTGTTCAATCCCAAGCCCCTGGCCGGCCTCTCCAAGGCTACGCAGTCCCGCACCTTCTACTACGACCCGACCCTTGTGCTCGATCGAAACATCACCGACCACAACGGGACGATCCTTTTCCCAGCGGGAACTCGAAAGAACCCCTTGGAGGTGGTGACGATGTCTAAGCACCTGCTGTTCTTCGATGCACGAGATGCCAAGCAGGTGGCCAAAGCTCAAGAGCTGACCGCCCTTTACCAAGGAAAGGTTAAGCCCATCCTCGTCGGCGGCAGCTACATGGATCTGATGAAGACCTGGGGCCGGCCCGTCTACTTCGACCAGCAGGGCTCACTTGTGAAGAAGCTTGGCATCACCCGAGTCCCTGCCCTCGTTTCTCAAGAAGGCAGACGCCTTCGCATCGATGAGCTGGTGCTTCAATGA
- the trbC gene encoding type-F conjugative transfer system pilin assembly protein TrbC, which produces MKLFPQRVVFAVAACSFAAASLAQPVKDTVSDAELNRAAKSDPVITQSDMDRAAKVNRQPTEAEISGAQFSTPNVDALPNAKGSSKSVDLAEIAKGFEQLEKKPAQMYNDRLTLLVFVSFSMPEATLKRLVDQASRTDATLLVRGFHEGSLKKTMGRIKAMIGERKNVSIQIDPQAFDRFAITKAPTFVMVKPGALPVPCATGTCVPPANFISASGDVSIEYALEFFQRSSPAFAKDAATLLSKTRRTR; this is translated from the coding sequence ATGAAGCTCTTCCCTCAACGAGTTGTATTCGCAGTCGCGGCCTGTTCATTTGCTGCCGCATCCCTTGCGCAACCCGTCAAGGACACTGTCTCTGACGCGGAGTTGAACCGCGCTGCCAAGTCCGATCCTGTCATCACGCAAAGTGACATGGATCGCGCTGCAAAGGTCAATCGTCAGCCTACTGAGGCCGAGATCTCTGGCGCCCAGTTCTCCACTCCGAACGTCGACGCGCTGCCAAACGCAAAGGGCTCTTCCAAGTCCGTCGATCTTGCCGAAATAGCGAAGGGCTTCGAGCAACTGGAGAAGAAGCCGGCCCAGATGTACAACGACCGGCTCACCTTGTTGGTATTCGTCAGCTTCTCGATGCCGGAAGCAACTCTCAAGCGGCTCGTTGATCAGGCATCTCGCACCGACGCGACCTTGCTCGTCCGTGGGTTCCATGAAGGCTCTTTGAAGAAGACCATGGGGCGCATCAAAGCCATGATCGGTGAGCGTAAGAACGTTTCGATCCAGATCGACCCCCAGGCTTTCGACCGCTTCGCCATCACCAAGGCGCCCACCTTCGTCATGGTGAAGCCGGGGGCTCTTCCTGTCCCCTGCGCAACTGGAACCTGCGTCCCGCCCGCCAACTTCATATCGGCTTCCGGCGACGTGTCCATTGAATACGCGTTGGAGTTCTTCCAGCGGTCCTCGCCTGCGTTCGCTAAGGACGCAGCTACCTTGCTCTCCAAGACCCGGAGGACGCGATGA
- the traC gene encoding type IV secretion system protein TraC, translated as MLKSLVGGAAEDGAGWFKKDESPADQFASWLPYVAYVSEDDLFINGDSLGFMLELMPQSGADDRMVEVLISLYANCPAKTGIQFHLFASPHIRRQVRAYANMRMEDGDQGVNSQKWGRPARNSNLFRSLARRRFKHLTDGTQKSLTEGFHYTIRDFRLIMSVTIDGENTPALREELLQLRSGISTTLRSASFPNRVCDAADLINWCSLFVNPDRITSTHAPDLHYDDGREIRDQIVDHDTIQDADSNRLHLWKEGGGEGLDVRFFSIKSFPERFGLWQMGSLIGDLMQPALQFNAPFLLTMGVHILDTNATRTSVQANHVRATQNAGSKMAVIMPDVGKKAKDWTVAHDVIDAGGMLVSMYHQLAIFTSPKRATSAQETAKAIWRARGFELNADVYMHRQALLASLPMTLSPKFHGDLKKMRRVTRKTMGNAIHMAPLIAEWRGTKTPTMLFGGRRGQIMTLDVYDNDLGNYNFSIIGAPGSGKSVLMNEMAWSYRSIGARVWMLDLGRSFEKLCIKAGGTHLEFRPDSRININPFSVVSEVTIGPDGMERGGINEDIDMLKPALAKMCSMASPLEEVQMKALGAMTLRLFKQYGRDLTITALRDAFVDGTIRDLGLINDQRVKDLAVMLNPYSRGGEYERFFEGRNNIDFSNDFMVIENEELKRKPELQGVVNILLMYQITGEMYLTRDRKKVLFIDELKQQLGDSGADDPVKAAVVEEAARRARKYGGALGTATQDADDYFSSPQMQAALKCSDWTFLLRQKPESIELLDRHGKISMDEAKKRLLQSLRTEPGVFSEFYVSSPVGEGVARNILDPFCHLLFSNKIDDNAPLDKLRNAGYSIEEAIEELLRQRGHAV; from the coding sequence ATGCTGAAGAGCCTTGTCGGCGGTGCGGCCGAAGATGGCGCCGGGTGGTTCAAGAAGGACGAGTCTCCCGCCGACCAGTTTGCGAGCTGGCTCCCCTACGTCGCCTACGTGTCTGAAGACGATCTCTTCATCAACGGCGACTCTCTCGGCTTCATGCTCGAGCTGATGCCTCAGTCGGGTGCCGATGACCGCATGGTCGAGGTGCTCATTTCGCTGTATGCCAACTGCCCGGCGAAGACCGGCATCCAGTTTCACCTCTTTGCCTCTCCGCACATTCGTCGCCAGGTTCGTGCCTACGCGAACATGCGCATGGAGGACGGGGACCAAGGCGTCAATTCGCAAAAGTGGGGGCGGCCTGCGCGCAACAGCAATCTGTTCCGGTCGCTTGCACGTCGTCGCTTCAAGCATCTCACCGACGGCACCCAAAAGTCGCTCACGGAGGGCTTTCACTACACCATTCGTGACTTCCGTCTGATCATGAGCGTGACGATCGATGGGGAGAACACGCCAGCCCTTCGCGAGGAGCTGCTCCAACTGCGCAGCGGCATCTCGACCACGCTGCGCTCGGCCTCGTTCCCCAATCGTGTATGCGACGCCGCTGACCTGATCAACTGGTGCTCCCTCTTCGTCAATCCGGACCGGATCACCTCCACCCATGCGCCGGACCTTCACTACGACGACGGTCGAGAAATTCGCGACCAGATTGTCGACCACGACACCATTCAGGACGCGGACTCGAATCGCCTCCACCTGTGGAAGGAAGGTGGCGGCGAAGGCCTGGACGTTCGCTTTTTCTCGATCAAGTCGTTTCCTGAGCGGTTCGGCCTCTGGCAGATGGGCTCCCTGATCGGAGACCTGATGCAGCCCGCTCTCCAGTTCAATGCACCCTTCCTGCTCACGATGGGCGTTCACATCCTGGACACCAACGCGACACGCACCTCCGTGCAAGCCAACCACGTTCGAGCCACCCAGAACGCCGGCAGCAAGATGGCAGTGATCATGCCCGACGTGGGCAAGAAGGCGAAGGACTGGACGGTTGCCCACGACGTCATCGACGCTGGCGGCATGCTGGTCTCGATGTACCACCAGCTGGCCATCTTCACCTCTCCCAAGCGAGCGACCTCTGCGCAAGAGACAGCAAAGGCCATTTGGCGAGCTCGTGGGTTCGAGCTGAACGCGGACGTGTACATGCATCGTCAAGCGCTCCTGGCCAGCCTTCCGATGACACTCTCGCCCAAGTTCCACGGTGATCTCAAGAAGATGCGCCGCGTGACGCGCAAGACGATGGGCAATGCCATTCACATGGCACCGCTCATTGCCGAATGGCGAGGCACCAAAACGCCGACCATGCTGTTTGGCGGCCGCCGGGGCCAGATCATGACGCTCGACGTCTACGACAACGACCTCGGCAACTACAACTTCTCGATCATCGGAGCGCCCGGATCCGGCAAGTCGGTCCTGATGAACGAGATGGCCTGGTCCTATCGGTCGATTGGTGCTCGTGTTTGGATGCTCGACCTCGGCCGGTCATTCGAGAAGTTGTGCATCAAAGCTGGCGGTACCCACCTCGAATTCCGTCCGGACTCCCGCATCAACATCAATCCGTTCTCCGTTGTCTCGGAAGTCACCATTGGCCCTGACGGTATGGAGCGGGGTGGGATCAACGAAGACATCGACATGTTGAAGCCTGCGCTCGCAAAGATGTGCTCGATGGCTTCTCCGCTGGAAGAAGTCCAGATGAAGGCGCTGGGCGCGATGACCCTTCGCCTGTTCAAGCAGTACGGCCGCGACCTGACCATCACTGCACTGCGAGACGCTTTTGTCGACGGCACCATTCGAGACCTCGGCCTGATCAACGACCAGCGGGTCAAAGACCTGGCCGTGATGCTCAACCCTTACTCCAGGGGAGGCGAGTACGAGAGGTTCTTCGAAGGTCGCAACAACATCGACTTCTCGAATGATTTCATGGTCATCGAGAACGAAGAGTTGAAGCGCAAGCCAGAACTCCAGGGTGTCGTGAACATCCTTTTGATGTACCAGATCACGGGCGAGATGTACCTCACCCGCGATCGCAAAAAGGTTCTCTTCATCGACGAGCTGAAGCAGCAGTTGGGAGACTCAGGTGCCGATGACCCGGTGAAGGCTGCTGTGGTCGAAGAAGCAGCGCGCCGCGCCCGGAAGTACGGTGGTGCGCTCGGCACGGCCACTCAAGATGCTGATGACTACTTCAGTTCCCCTCAGATGCAGGCGGCGCTCAAGTGCTCGGACTGGACGTTCCTCCTGCGCCAGAAGCCAGAGTCCATTGAACTGTTGGACCGCCACGGGAAGATTTCTATGGACGAAGCGAAGAAGCGGTTGCTTCAGTCCCTCCGCACCGAGCCCGGCGTGTTTTCAGAGTTCTACGTCTCTTCCCCTGTAGGGGAGGGAGTCGCACGCAACATCCTCGATCCCTTTTGCCACTTGCTCTTCAGCAACAAGATCGACGACAACGCGCCGCTCGACAAGCTTCGCAACGCGGGCTACTCCATCGAAGAGGCGATTGAAGAACTCTTGCGTCAGCGAGGCCACGCCGTATGA
- the traF gene encoding conjugative transfer signal peptidase TraF — MNHSVLHQKRRFSLTSGARLLLSDARRRWYLFVLLAVIWMLAGWRLLVGHAPLLPILFNWTDSLPYSVAYVDYTSKSLSRGDFIVYAFSGEAAQRDYPGLLHQPFFKRIVGVPGDQVTTKDRDVFVNGTFVGRAKTHTKDKKLQLQPIGSVLIPPGHFYVQGTSPDSFDSRYANSGLVSASDVAAKVHPLF, encoded by the coding sequence ATGAACCATTCGGTACTCCATCAGAAGCGTCGCTTTTCCCTTACCAGCGGCGCGCGTCTCCTCCTCTCGGATGCACGACGTCGGTGGTACCTGTTCGTCCTCCTCGCAGTGATCTGGATGCTGGCCGGCTGGCGGTTGTTGGTGGGCCACGCGCCCCTGCTGCCCATCCTGTTCAACTGGACTGACAGCCTTCCCTACTCGGTGGCATACGTCGACTACACCTCGAAGTCGCTCTCCCGCGGCGACTTCATCGTGTATGCGTTCTCTGGAGAAGCGGCACAACGAGACTATCCAGGCCTGCTTCATCAGCCGTTCTTCAAGAGGATCGTCGGAGTACCGGGTGACCAGGTCACGACGAAGGACCGTGACGTGTTCGTCAACGGCACATTCGTCGGGAGGGCCAAGACGCACACGAAAGACAAGAAGCTTCAGCTCCAACCCATTGGGTCTGTGCTGATTCCACCGGGTCACTTCTACGTTCAGGGCACCAGCCCCGATAGCTTCGACTCTCGCTATGCGAACAGCGGGCTTGTCTCTGCTTCGGACGTTGCCGCCAAGGTCCACCCCCTTTTCTGA
- the traF gene encoding conjugal transfer protein TraF, whose product MRTYFILAALVASFSSSSLFAQTTPSDSTESVSIKQKFWIDSRRGWHFYEDPEVFDPPKAPIKETLPPQTPPAPPVKAPESKRPEIVEFEALQKRLEESRNVAIVRPTEENVKRYLELEAFVVKQASYFSDVAQRVAWANPDLDVTSQGRPTNVKALQVYEDERRTTRSESLAALGQSHVLMFFFRSDCKYCHAFAPIVQAFSRKHGIKVMPISLDGGPIPGFAEFKVDNGISKTLGVQSVPATFVAEPFTGNITTIGFGVMSESELVERITTVTAPGASTLTPSVTRKVALQ is encoded by the coding sequence ATGCGCACTTATTTCATCCTCGCCGCACTGGTCGCATCTTTCTCGTCTTCATCGCTCTTTGCCCAGACCACTCCTTCGGACTCCACCGAATCCGTTTCGATCAAGCAGAAGTTCTGGATTGACTCGCGTCGTGGCTGGCACTTCTACGAAGACCCGGAGGTCTTCGATCCGCCGAAGGCACCAATCAAAGAGACATTGCCACCTCAAACGCCGCCGGCGCCTCCGGTCAAAGCGCCAGAGAGCAAGCGGCCCGAAATCGTGGAGTTCGAGGCTCTTCAAAAGCGCCTTGAAGAGTCTCGAAACGTTGCCATCGTCCGCCCGACCGAGGAGAACGTGAAGCGCTATCTCGAGCTCGAAGCGTTCGTCGTCAAACAGGCCTCGTACTTCTCCGATGTCGCTCAGCGTGTCGCCTGGGCCAACCCCGACCTCGATGTCACTTCGCAGGGACGTCCTACTAACGTCAAAGCGCTCCAGGTCTACGAGGATGAACGACGCACCACCAGGTCCGAGTCGCTCGCCGCTCTTGGTCAATCGCACGTCTTGATGTTCTTCTTCAGGTCGGACTGCAAGTATTGCCATGCGTTTGCTCCCATCGTCCAAGCGTTCTCGCGAAAGCACGGCATCAAGGTGATGCCCATCAGTCTCGATGGCGGTCCCATTCCTGGCTTCGCTGAGTTCAAGGTCGACAACGGCATTTCGAAGACCCTTGGGGTTCAAAGCGTGCCTGCCACCTTCGTTGCCGAGCCGTTTACCGGAAATATCACCACCATCGGATTCGGCGTCATGTCCGAATCTGAACTCGTTGAGCGGATCACCACGGTGACCGCCCCTGGCGCCTCGACCCTCACACCTTCCGTCACTCGAAAAGTGGCACTGCAGTAA
- a CDS encoding TraU family protein: MKSFIRFLVAIALSWTGLAGAVVPTTCLGEFANPITDVCWSCILPITIGNAPVGNIGAQEDSMDNPPTPFCSCYPSEPYFGLVIGFWEPVRTVEVVRSPYCFPTLGGTTMGGSTSPPEAGRHTQNQADPVGRSFYQAHFFKDPVMSILESFASDRCLEEGGFDLLYITEVDPLWSDDELTLILDPEAILFSNPITIAACVADCLAASLSFGLPQLFWCDGCQGTIYPFNGNVPYHMGGVRTAELILHRFTAKLHRQHLAMAGHGAAGLCAPYLEPLMDKTGYKTSLSYPIPQTGYTDSPDGRCCQPFGRTTIFWASGKEFPARGEDFAFKLFRKRNCCESEDE, translated from the coding sequence ATGAAATCCTTCATTCGGTTCCTTGTCGCCATTGCACTCAGCTGGACGGGTCTCGCCGGCGCTGTTGTGCCCACGACCTGCCTCGGCGAGTTCGCAAATCCCATCACCGACGTCTGCTGGTCCTGCATCTTGCCCATCACCATCGGCAATGCTCCTGTCGGCAACATTGGCGCGCAGGAGGACAGCATGGACAACCCTCCGACGCCGTTCTGCTCCTGCTATCCCTCCGAGCCCTACTTCGGACTGGTCATTGGCTTCTGGGAACCCGTTCGCACCGTTGAAGTGGTGCGTTCTCCCTACTGCTTTCCAACGCTAGGTGGCACAACGATGGGCGGAAGCACGTCGCCACCAGAGGCAGGGCGGCACACCCAAAACCAAGCCGATCCCGTGGGCCGTTCCTTTTACCAGGCTCACTTCTTCAAGGACCCGGTCATGTCCATCCTTGAGTCGTTTGCCAGCGACCGCTGCCTTGAGGAGGGCGGGTTTGACCTCCTCTACATCACTGAGGTTGATCCGCTGTGGTCTGACGACGAGTTGACTTTGATTCTTGACCCGGAAGCCATTCTTTTCTCGAACCCCATCACCATCGCTGCTTGCGTGGCCGATTGTCTGGCCGCCTCACTTAGCTTCGGCCTTCCACAGCTCTTTTGGTGCGACGGCTGTCAAGGGACCATCTACCCGTTCAACGGGAATGTCCCGTATCACATGGGCGGCGTCAGAACCGCTGAGCTGATCCTTCATCGTTTCACGGCCAAGCTGCACCGACAGCACCTTGCCATGGCTGGGCACGGGGCTGCCGGCTTGTGTGCTCCATATCTTGAGCCTCTGATGGACAAGACCGGCTACAAGACCTCGCTTTCATACCCGATTCCCCAGACCGGCTACACCGACTCACCCGATGGCCGCTGCTGCCAGCCCTTCGGTCGCACAACGATCTTCTGGGCTTCAGGTAAGGAGTTCCCTGCACGGGGCGAGGACTTCGCCTTCAAGCTGTTCAGGAAGAGAAACTGCTGCGAGAGCGAGGACGAGTAA